From a single Ascaphus truei isolate aAscTru1 chromosome 2, aAscTru1.hap1, whole genome shotgun sequence genomic region:
- the RPL15 gene encoding large ribosomal subunit protein eL15, whose amino-acid sequence MGAYKYMQELWRKKQSDVMRFLLRVRCWQYRQLSSLHRAPRPTRPDKARRLGYKAKQGYVIYRVRVRRGGRKRPVPKGATYGKPVHHGVNQIKFARSLQSVAEERAGRHCGGLRVLSSYWVGEDSTYKFFEVILIDTFHKAIRRNPDTQWITKAVHKHREMRGLTSAGKKSRGLGKGHKFHLTTGGSRRAAWRRRNTLQLHRYR is encoded by the exons ATGGGTGCCTATAAGTACATGCAAGAGCTATGGAGGAAGAAGCAGTCGGATGTGATGAGGTTCCTCCTGCGTGTCCGCTGCTGGCAGTATCGCCAACTGTCTTCCCTCCACCGCGCTCCACGTCCCACCCGGCCAGACAAGGCTCGCAGACTGGGGTACAAGGCTAAGCAAG gttacGTTATCTATCGTGTCCGGGTACGCCGTGGAGGCCGCAAACGCCCAGTACCCAAGGGTGCTACCTACGGAAAGCCTGTACACCACGGTGTAAACCAGATCAAGTTTGCCCGCAGCCTGCAGTCTGTTGCTGAG GAGCGTGCTGGCCGACACTGTGGAGGGCTGAGAGTCCTCAGCTCCTACTGGGTGGGTGAAGACTCCACCTACAAGTTCTTTGAGGTCATCCTCATTGACACGTTCCACAAGGCCATCAGACGTAACCCAGATACCCAATGGATCACAAAAGCCGTGCACAAGCACAGGGAGATGCGCGGGCTGACGTCTGCTGGCAAGAAGAGCCGTGGTCTTGGCAAGGGTCACAAGTTCCACCTTACCACCGGTGGGTCCCGTCGTGCCGCCTGGAGAAGACGCAACACTCTTCAGCTCCATCGCTACCGTTAA